In Rutidosis leptorrhynchoides isolate AG116_Rl617_1_P2 chromosome 2, CSIRO_AGI_Rlap_v1, whole genome shotgun sequence, one genomic interval encodes:
- the LOC139890808 gene encoding KH domain-containing protein At1g09660/At1g09670-like, whose product MDNRIPHGSYFQYSPTGVHGSHHRSSSPSDRERYLAELFGERQKLAPFMQVMPICSRLLNQEIMKTSGMVSNHNFADHERMLHERSYRSFGQKPNGGPMDVEGFPSMQHEDNRLLQRMASFQASAMGWPAAPGMATPTVVKKVIRLDVPVDKFPNYNFVGRILGPRGNSLKRIEAMTECRIFIRGRGSVKDTVKEEKLKDKPGYEHLNDPLHLLLEAEFPEDIIDSRLDHAVALLENLLKPVDESMDSYKKHQLRELAMLNGTLREESPSMSPSMSPSMSPFNSSNGMKRAKTGI is encoded by the exons ATGGATAACAGAATACCACATGGAAGTTACTTTCAGTACTCTCCTACTGGTGTTCATGGGTCACATCATAGGTCTTCTTCACCTTCAGATCGTGAAAG ATATTTAGCGGAACTGTTTGGTGAGAGGCAAAAGTTGGCACCATTTATGCAAGTTATGCCGATTTGCAGCAGGCTCCTAAATCAAG AGATCATGAAGACGTCGGGCATGGTATCAAATCATAATTTTGCAGATCATGAAAGAATGTTGCATGAACGTTCATATCGATCATTTGGTCAAAAACCTAACGGAGGTCCAATGGATGTCGAAGGATTTCCTTCAATGCAACACGAG GATAATCGGCTTCTTCAAAGAATGGCCTCGTTTCAAGCTTCTGCAATGGGTTGGCCCGCAGCACCAGGAATGGCAACACCTACAGTTGTAAAGAAAGTGATCAGACTTGATGTTCCGGTCGATAAATTCCCAAAT TATAACTTTGTTGGCCGAATTCTGGGCCCACGTGGGAATTCGTTGAAAAGGATAGAAGCCATGACAGAGTGTAGAATATTTATCAGAGGCCGAGGTTCCGTTAAGGATACTGTTAAG GAAGAAAAGTTAAAAGATAAACCAGGGTATGAACACCTCAACGACCCACTTCACCTGTTGCTCGAAGCCGAATTTCCTGAAGATATAATAGACTCGCGCTTGGATCATGCCGTGGCGCTATTAGAAAACCTCTTAAAGCCAGTG GACGAGTCAATGGATAGTTATAAAAAACATCAATTAAGAGAACTGGCTATGCTGAACGGTACATTAAGAGAGGAAAGTCCTAGCATGAGTCCTAGTATGAGCCCAAGCATGTCTCCCTTTAACAGCAGCAACGGAATGAAGCGGGCCAAAACAGGAATATGA